One genomic window of Geodermatophilus sp. DSM 44513 includes the following:
- a CDS encoding AMP-binding protein has translation MSTPALPSYSSGTSTVPLLGNTIGADLDRTAARVGDHEALVECATGRRFTYPQFVAEVDAVALGLDALGVAQGDRVGIWAPNCAEWAFVQYGTAKLGAILVNINPAYRTHELAYVLRQAGISVLVSAPEFKTSDYRAMVAEVRGECPDLREVLFLGSPEWDRLVATGRAADRSLLDRRAAQLSADDPVNIQYTSGTTGFPKGATLTHHNLLNNGFFVGEGCGYTEADRICIPVPYYHCFGMGMGNLAATSHGATMVIPAPGFDPAATLRAVQEERCTSLYGVPTMFIAELGLPDFASYDLSSLRTGIMAGSPCPVEVMKRVVAEMGMTEVTICYGMTETSPVSTQTGADDDLDRRTATVGRVHPHLEVKVVDPATGLTVPRGTPGEFCTRGYSVMLGYWEEPEKTAEVIDAARWMHTGDLAVMDAEGYLNIVGRIKDMVIRGGENVYPREVEEFLYTHPDVVDAQVIGVPDERYGEELMAWVRLREGAEPLTPEALRAFCAGKLAHYKVPRYVKVVEAFPMTVTGKVRKVEMRQVSVEELGLQAAAAQRLA, from the coding sequence GTGAGCACGCCCGCGCTGCCGTCCTACAGCAGCGGCACGTCGACGGTGCCGCTGCTCGGGAACACCATCGGGGCCGACCTGGACCGGACGGCAGCGCGGGTGGGCGACCACGAGGCGCTGGTCGAGTGCGCCACCGGCCGCCGCTTCACCTACCCGCAGTTCGTCGCCGAGGTCGACGCGGTCGCGCTCGGCCTGGACGCCCTCGGGGTCGCCCAGGGCGACCGGGTGGGCATCTGGGCGCCCAACTGCGCCGAGTGGGCGTTCGTGCAGTACGGGACGGCGAAGCTCGGTGCCATCCTGGTCAACATCAACCCGGCCTACCGGACCCACGAACTGGCCTACGTGCTGCGTCAGGCGGGCATCTCGGTGCTGGTCAGTGCGCCGGAGTTCAAGACCAGCGACTACCGGGCGATGGTCGCCGAGGTGCGCGGGGAGTGCCCGGACCTGCGCGAGGTGCTGTTCCTCGGCTCCCCGGAGTGGGACCGGCTGGTCGCCACCGGCCGGGCCGCCGACCGGTCGCTGCTCGACCGGCGCGCGGCGCAGCTGTCGGCCGACGACCCGGTCAACATCCAGTACACCTCGGGGACGACGGGCTTCCCCAAAGGCGCCACGCTCACCCACCACAACCTGCTGAACAACGGCTTCTTCGTCGGCGAGGGGTGCGGCTACACCGAGGCCGACCGGATCTGCATCCCGGTGCCCTACTACCACTGCTTCGGCATGGGCATGGGCAACCTGGCGGCCACCTCGCACGGGGCGACCATGGTCATCCCGGCGCCCGGGTTCGACCCGGCGGCCACGCTGCGGGCGGTGCAGGAGGAGCGCTGCACCTCCCTGTACGGCGTCCCCACGATGTTCATCGCGGAGCTCGGCCTGCCGGACTTCGCCTCCTACGACCTGTCCAGCCTGCGCACCGGGATCATGGCCGGTTCGCCGTGCCCGGTGGAGGTGATGAAGCGGGTGGTCGCCGAGATGGGCATGACCGAGGTGACCATCTGCTACGGCATGACCGAGACCAGCCCGGTCTCCACCCAGACCGGGGCGGACGACGACCTGGACCGGCGCACCGCCACCGTCGGCCGGGTGCACCCGCACCTGGAGGTCAAGGTGGTCGACCCGGCCACCGGCCTGACCGTGCCGCGCGGGACGCCGGGGGAGTTCTGCACCCGCGGCTACTCGGTGATGCTCGGCTACTGGGAGGAGCCGGAGAAGACCGCCGAGGTCATCGACGCCGCCCGCTGGATGCACACCGGCGACCTCGCGGTGATGGACGCCGAGGGCTACCTCAACATCGTCGGCCGGATCAAGGACATGGTGATCCGCGGCGGGGAGAACGTGTACCCGCGGGAGGTCGAGGAGTTCCTCTACACCCACCCCGACGTCGTCGACGCCCAGGTGATCGGGGTGCCCGACGAGCGCTACGGCGAGGAGCTGATGGCCTGGGTGCGGCTGCGCGAGGGCGCCGAGCCGCTCACCCCGGAGGCGCTGCGCGCGTTCTGCGCCGGGAAGCTGGCCCACTACAAGGTGCCCCGCTACGTGAAGGTCGTCGAGGCCTTCCCGATGACCGTCACCGGCAAGGTGCGCAAGGTGGAGATGCGCCAGGTTTCGGTCGAGGAGCTCGGCCTGCAGGCGGCCGCCGCCCAGCGCCTCGCCTAG